Genomic segment of Pochonia chlamydosporia 170 chromosome 1, whole genome shotgun sequence:
CAAACTCGAAAATGGTCCACCAACCAGGGAAGAGGGAAGAAGCAAGCAGGCGAGCccggcatcgtcaacgaGACAACAACCGGGTGCTTTGGGTGCCCCATTTTCGCAccttgcttgacttgacttgacgtgaccagaccagaccagacttgatttGACTTGGCTACCATCACCGGCGCACACTGACTTGCATTGGCAGCTGGCACCATCaatcaccatggccatgacgaCAATGCTCCAACCATCCTCGCATCCTATCACGTCCCATCCCAACATCGAATCCACATGATGGATGGTTCACTTCCCACCCCCCTGGTCCCTTGTCTTGTCAACTTGAGTTGACTCAAGCTATTTGGACTGACTGAGACCTGCGCAAATCTTATATCAAGCCCACGTTGCCCGTCACCCTCCCGAGTCGATTTTTTTTGTTCGATCCAGTCGTCGTTGTCAACTCGAGTTCGCGACTCTCTGCTTCCTAAGTTGAGAATACCGACAAGAAACGATTAAGACCAAAAGGGGGCTCAACATTGTCGCCATGAAGCCTTTGTCCGTTTTTGCGGCGGCTCTACTCACTGCCGTGGTAGATGCCAGTCCGTCTCCTGGATACTCGCACAAGGTAAGCTTTCTATTGCTTCGAGCATATTTTTTATGAGCCAAGTTGGTCGGTCGTGTATCGCCAACCTGTTTGGTGGTTTCCTCTTCTCTTGCTATTTTTGCTTGCACAGCAACCTTGCTGTCCTGAGATTGGCTTTTTCTCCTTGCCCTGGGGTTGGACATCCGGCATCAAATCGACCTCCCTCTTACGCCTCACTGCCACGCCCGCCCGCCCGCGGACCAAGCATTTCTCCCCAAAATTACCCCAATAAAATAAATTGACCGGCAGATGCACCTCCCCACTTTCGGCTCGAACACgagcaacagccaccagacaggacaggacgGTGCCTGGCTAGCATCCACTCCCTATTCCATCCCGTTTTGCGCGTATTTGTTGACTTGGACTCCGCTGTGTCGTCACAGTGGGGGGGAAACATCAAAATGACTTCAGATGGACGCAACCCGCCATCTCGTGTCTGAGCTTGTTGGAATTGACGCAAGATGAGGTGGCCATTGGGGGTCATCGGAAATCTATTCGCTCTATCGTCTGCCATTGGTACACAATTTGACCATTTTCATGGCATTGCTAACGCTCAAATTCCTTTGCAGCTCGATGCGCGTGCCGAATTAGCTACATCCCCTCCTCATTATCCTTCGCCATGGATGAACCCTCAAGCACCTGGCTGGGAAGAGGCCTACGCAAAAGCCAAGGCCTTCGTGTCACAAATGACCCTTGTTGAGAAGGTCAATTTGACGACTGGTACTGGGTGAGTGCATCGGACTACATTGGAGCCTGCCTACCCAAGGCCTCCTTGATGTTACTGCCTATACTGACGCGGATCTGTGCAGATGGATGAGCGATAATTGTGtcggcaatgttggagcTATCCCTCGACTGGGACTCCGAGCTCTCTGCATGCAGGATGGTCCATTGGGTATTCGTCTTTCCGACTACAATAGTGCTTTCCCCGCTGGACTTACTGCTGGTGCCACCTGGTCTGAGCATCTTTGGAGAGACCGTGGAAAGGCTATGGGCGCTGAatccaagggcaagggcatCGATGTCGTTCTTGGTCCTGTCAGCGGCCCTCTTGGTCGTGCTCCTACCGGTGGTCGCAATGCTGAGGGATTTGGTACTGATCCATATCTCCAGGGCAAGGGTCTTGCCAACACTGTTATTGGTATTCAGGATGCTGGAGTCATTGCTTGTGCCAAGCACTACATTGCCAATGAACAAGGTGAGAGACTTCATCGGAGGTGAGAACTGGAGTAACTAGAGCTAACCTCTCTTGCAGAGCATTTCCGACAAGTCGGCGAGTCCGTTGGCCGTGGCTTCAACATTTCCGAGTCTCTGTCCTCTAATATTGACGACAAGACTCTGCATGAAGATTATGCTTGGCCCTTTGCTGATGCCGTCAAGGCTGGCGTTGGCTCCATCATGTGCTCGTATAACCAGATCAACAATTCATACGGCTGCCAGAACTCGAAGCTCCTCAATGGTGTTCTCAAGGACGAAATGGGCTTCCAGGGATTCGTCATGAGTGATTGGCAGGCACAGCATGCTGGCGCCGCCACTGCAGTTGCTGGCCTGGACATGAGCATGCCGGGTGATACCTCCTTCAACACTGGCTATAGTTTCTGGGGAGGAAACCTGACTCTTGCTGTCATCAATGGTACCGTGCCAGCGTATCGTATCGATGACATGGCCATGCGTATCATGGCTGCCTTCTTCAAGGTTGGCATGACTCCTGGCAAGCAAGTCccaaccagcttcagctcctGGTCTCGTGATACTTTTGGCTACCGCCacatggctgccaaagaaaaCTATGAGCAGATTAACTTCCAGGTCGATGTGCGCCAGAACCACGCCTCACATATCCGCGAGTCTGCCGCCAAGGGAACCGTTATTCTCAAGAACACTGGATCTCTGCCATTGAACAAGCCCAAGTTCCTTGCCGTCATTGGTGAGGATGCTGGCCAAAACTCCAAGGGCCCTAACGGTTGTGATGATCGTGGATGCGACGATGGTACTTTGGCTATGCTCTGGGGTTCCGGCACTTCCCAGTTCCCCTACCTCATTACCCCCGACAGCGCTCTTCAGCGCCAGGCTATCGAGGATGGTTCACGATATGAGAGCGTTCTCAGCAACTACCAGTGGGCGGCTACTCAGAAGGTTGTTGCCCAGCCTAATGTTACTGCAGTCGTTTTCGTCAACGCCGATAGCGGTGAGGGTTACATCAATGTCGACAACAACGCTGGTGACCGCAAGAACCTTACCCTCTGGAAGAACGGTGATGATTTGATCAAGAATGTCTCTTCCATCAATCCCAACACCATTGTTGTCATCCACAGCGTCGGCCCAATTCTTGTCACTGACTGGTACAAGAACCCCAACATTTCCGCCATTGTTTGGGCTGGACTTCCTGGACAGGAGTCCGGCAACTCCATCACCGATATTCTCTACGGAAAGACTAGCCCTGGACGTTCTCCATTCACCTGGGGCCCAACTCTCGAGAGCTACGGTACCGATGTTATGTACAAGCCCAACAACGGCAATGGTGCTCCTCAGCAAGACTTCACCGAGGGACCTTTCATTGACTACCGCCACTTTGACAAGGCCGCCCCCAACAAGAACAGCCCCGGTGCTCCCATCTACGAATTCGGTTATGGTCTGTCATGGTCCACCTTCAAGTACTCGAATCTTAAGGTTCAGAAGCACGAAGTCCGACCCATGTCGCCTCCCAAGGGCAAGACTATTGCTGCCCCTACCTTTGGCAACTTCAGCACCAACTTGAAGGATTACGCTTTCCCACCCTACATCCGCTACATCTATCAATTCATCTACCCCTggctcaacaccaccacctctGGCAAGGCTGCTTCTGGTGACCCTCACTACGGTCAGACTGCCAAGCAGTTCCTCCCCCCTGGTGCTACCGACGGCTCGCCCCAGCCCAGACTTGCCTCCTCCGGTGAGCCTGGCGGTAACCGCCAGCTGTGGGATGTCGTGTACACTGTCACTGcgaccatcaccaacacTGGCAAGCGCATGAGCGACGAGGTTCCCCAGCTCTACGTCAGCCTGGGTGGTGAGAAGGAGCCCGTCCGTGTCCTCCGTGGCTTTGACCGTATCGAGCGTATTGCCCCTGGACAGAGTGTTACTTTCCGCCACGAACTCACCCGACGTGAAATCAGCAACTGGGATCCCGTGTCTCAGAACTGGGTCATCACGAAGGCTCCCAAGAAGGTGTGGGTTGGTAGCAGCTCGCGTGACCTGCCCCTGAGCGCTGTTCTCAACTAAGGAAAGGGAAGATTAAATattgcaaaagaaacaaaacaCAATACAAATACACCATGACGGGAAAGAGGTAAAGAACAGAGGTTCACAGGACGCAGGGATGACACGATCATTCAGTATTATTACCTTATATATAATTAAGCCTCTGGCGAAGACAGGGATTAATGCCCACATTGAATTCATTTTTGTTGTGCCACTTGCGCAGAAGTCGTTTTTTGTGATGTATTACTTCGCAGTCAAGTGTTACAGTGATTACCTGTCTTACACGACCTCGAGCGTTCCTCTTTCCTCGCCCCTGGTACAATCATGCTACAGCAACTTGTAGCCAGCCTTGAtccaaaacatggcaatataCCCAGCAGTTACCTGCCAAATTGCCGTCCTCAACCACGACAACCTCCTGTTCTGAATAAAGACATACGCAAGGGTATACAAAAACCGAGACACCAAATACCCAATAgagaggttgttgagagTTGCGGTATCAAGCTTGGCATAGTTGCCGGCAATGACGGACGCGGCAAACAGGCCAATGGTTTCCAAGCCGTTGAGGGAGCACGCTTCCGCCCGTAGGATACGTTGCTTGCGCTAGTGTTTGTTAGTCTTTCTGCTAATGCCGAGTGCCGGTCGGTAGGTACACACAATCTTGTCAATGGACGTGTCCTTGATTAGGGTGTCGCGGTAGGCGCGGGGATATGAATTGTCGTAGACGTTGAAGCCGGCTGAGCCTACGGCGTAGAGATGTGGAAGGAGGGTGAGGCCGAATGCGGCTGGGACCTTGGGATTGTTAGAGAGGGTGGGATGTGAGGGGTGAGAGGCATActgtgaagaaggagaggttTTGGGAGAAGTCGAGGGGGAGTAGGGACGCCATTGTTAGATATCGGAGGTGAGGATCTGGTATGCGTGAAGTTTGGGCTGGCGTGGAAGCGGATGGACTACGGGTGGTGTATCGTGACGAGGTAGGCAAGCTTCATATTTATTTGGTACCTGAGCTAGACGCGGTTATTGCAGATTCGAGTTCAAGCTTCCCCACAGCTTGGCTACTCGGCCGGGATATTGTGGATGGCGATCTTGGCATGAGTTGCCGGTGGTCGTGGATATGGGAACTCGCCCACGTGGGTGTTGCATCGCTGTCACATGGTGGTTGGTATTAGGGGTATTTTCCGAGGAGACGCATGAGATGATGTCTACACGCTCAATTGAACGAATTTCCTGCTCAATCACAAGAGGGAGATTGCCGTTTGGCAGGGTTGTCGGGGGCGGGATAGAAGAATGGGGATGAATTGATGCAGAATGCGGCATGTCGGTGCATCAGGGGCTCCGCTTGCGCCACGGCCGGGGGAATTGACGGTGCTCTTGCAGAGTGGGTAGGCTATTCGTTGTGGCTGTTGTGAAGATGCTGCTTGAAGATGGAACTGTTTGCTGGTGAAGGGGTTGGAAGGTGAAGCTGGTTAATGGGATGCCGAAGTTGAAGTCAGAGGTTTGTAGTGCCGACTGTGAAGAGGGAAAGACCAGTGCTCGATTGAaacagaaacaccagactccatgtctggactGTCAATGTTCCCATGGGCACATCTTGGGCATGCCCAAGATGTGCCTTGGAGCTTGGACCGACTGAGGTAAATGAAACATTTGCGGTACATACAAACCGAGCGAGATCACTTCGTATTTCGTGTTGGCGCATGTGCGCATTATAAGGAAATGATCGCTGATATCTTACATTCTGCGGCTATTCAATTCACTTGACGGATAGCCGTTGTTGGTCCTGGTCAGAATTTATACATGACATGAGTCTTTGCACTCGACATCCATAAGATGACATGGAGTCCATGACGCCGGGTTCAGAAGGTGGCGCATGTGGCTGAGAAGATGCGACCAGAGACTCCTTCATTTGTAAATCAGGGTCCTGCTTCCTTAATACGACTTGACAACTACAATTGCCAACATCTCGAgccattgacattgttgaaTCACCAAACTACATTGCCAATCATTCCAAGTTTCTTTATAAGCCGCTCTAAACAGCCTCATATACCACATCAGCCACATCATGGGCAACACATTCAGTCAGCACTTCCCGCCCACACCACAATTCACCGAAGCCAATGTCCCCGATCTCACCGGCAAGGTAAGCAGATCGTGCCACCATGCAAGTCGCACGCTGACGCACCCCAGATCTACATTGTAACTGGCTCAAACACCGGTGTCGGCCGAGAGGTTGCTCAGATCTTGTACAGCAAACACGCCACCGTCTGGATCGCCTGTCGCAATGAGGCCAAGGCCGAAGCTGCGATTGATGCCATtagccaacaacatccttCTTCCAAGGGAAAGTTGAAGTTTCTGTCTCTCAATCTAAGCGACCTTTCTACCATTGCTTCATCAGCAGAGACGTTCCTCAGCCAGGAGTCCCGCCTCGATGTGCTGTTCAACAATGCTGGGGTCATGATGCCTCCTCCTGGTTCCAAGACCGAGCAGTGCCATGATCTAGAATTGGGCGTAAACTGTCTCGGACCTTTTCTCTTCACAAAGCTCCTGACACCAATATTGAAAAAGTCTGCCGAGAGCGCACCCAAAGGTTCTGTTCGCGTGGTGTGGGTTTCCAGTTCGGCCGCAGATGCCATGTCGCCCTCGGGGGGTGTGGTCCTGGACAATCTGGATTACAAGGTCGACAAGAATGTCTACCACAAGTATGGAGTTAGCAAAGCGGGCAATTACTTTCACGCCACCCAGTTTGCTCGCTTGTACAAGCCCGACGGTGTGATCAGTATTGTAAGTGGCACAGTGACATTCAACATGCATTGGCAAACAGACTAACGTAGACAGCCGCTCAACCCCGGAAATCTGCTGACGGAATTGGATCGCTCATCATCCTGGTGGGTGGTATTTGGGCGGTGGCTTGTTTGCTATGCGCCCATCTACGGCGCATACACGGAGATATTTGCTGCCTTTTCGTCAGACATTGGGATACACAACACGGGGGCTTGGAGTAAGATACCCAAAGTCTTACAATACGCGCTTCATTTGTGTTATGCTAACAATGTTGTTTGCAGTTGTGCCGTGGGGCAGGTTTGCGTCCATTCGCGAAGATGTGCGTCTTGGCTCCCTCACGTTGGCGGAGGGAGGGACAGGAACCGCAGAACGGTTTTGGGAATGGTCTGAGGAGCAGGTGAAGCCGTATACTACCGCTTAAGTGGCCATGTTTGCGTGACGCAATATGTTTTAAGAGTAGTGAATGACGTGTTTATTCAAATTGGCGTTACATCAGAGGTCGACATCTGTTGCACCTGATCAGGCAGTCTATATCTCACGAATCGGATAGCAAACCTGACAGTCAAGTTTGCCATGGTCAATGAGAGAATTCTCAAGTATAAATTTGACTTGACCCCCTTGATAGTTCGCTCCTCTTCCCCTccgtcaacaacaacaatcCCACAAACGAGCAAAGCCCTCCTTACCGGCGAAACTACGAGTGGCCCCAATACGCAGcagcaaagcaccagaccaatcAAAGGCAAAACAGCAGCCTACCCAGTCTCAAGACCTCTTTTAAGGATTTACTTGAGCGTGCCATTGCTCGGCTGAGTTAGGTCGCTTGTACACCGAATCACGACGAAGCCGCACAGTACGGCTCTTCACTATAGGGAAACATCGAAGCTGAAACACAACAGTCATCTCTAGTTCATGGCTGGTGCGAGTATCGCCCTTCTACCACAGCCTATATGCGCGCATGGAGAGGGAGCAGTGTCTTCATCCGGAGGTTCCTGCTCCGTCATAGACAAGGGGGCTGTGATGCGAAATCGGACACGCAACGCACTTTGCCTGCCTGAGAGAGTGCTACAAGATCGTCGCTGTCACTCCTATCGGTACATGAAATAATCCATGACCAAGTGGTCTGCGGCGCTAGGCCATGCCATCAACAGTCACACATGGCTGCATAGTGTTGGTCGCTTGGAAGTCGTCCGGCAGATGCAAAGCTTGTTGACCCTCGTCTCGGTAGTCGACCTGATGAAAATACAAGATGCCTCCATCTTTGGCACATTTAGCTTCGGCATCATGCTGCGTCATTTATGAAGACAGAGGGACGCGCTCACAACGGTTGCGCTCCCAAACTGAGATTGACACAGGCACAGGGACACTGGAGGACCCCGAATCTTGGAAGCAGGAGGTGCTGCATCCAAACCTACCACGACCTGAACCTCGAGATTACGAGAGAAGAGGTTGCACAGACGGCACTGCTATGCGAAACTATTTACCCGCACGCGAGGAGGACAAGTAATGGTCTGTCTGCAGGGCAAGTCCGGAGCTCTCCAGCAAAATAGGAGCATGACGCGCACCCAGACGATGCGGCACTCCAGGTATATGTCACGAAGAATTGGAGAACACTGCTTACAAACGGACGCGCGAAGCCGCAGCATGTTGTTGTACGCCAAGGTCGAAGGCGCAATAGCAAGTCTGGTTCAGCCCGTGTatacaccagcagcagagacTCACGAATCTCTGGCTGATACAGGCTCTACAGACTGCATGATCCACAACACCAATAGACAATACGTAGGTGTTTCTATACGGCCGCGTGTATATGTCTTTTGTACTCGCTGCGCACCGGAGCTCGTTTGACAAAATCCcggcgacaatggcaacaagGCCCGACGAGATCGGGCAAATCAAGGAGCGCTGGCTGCGAACCCAGAACCATAATCCGCTCACGGACCGCATGCTATCTGATTGCTTGTTCGAATAATCGGCGATGGATTCTCGACAAGAAGTAAACTTTGAGTTTCGCACCCGCCGGACAACGAATGGTCATGATGCCCGACCGCCATATACAGAGGCAACACCGGCATTAGGTCGAGTCACAGAATTCATGTAGTCTCGAATATCAGGCCTCGAGGTACAAACATTTTGCAGACGGGGGTTAGAAGATCTACACGCTACCTATCTACGGTCACTATGTGAACTACTTCCGCCACCGAAGTGTGTTATGAAGGTCGGCAAACGACTTCACGCTAGACAAACGCGGCTACGTCGTGTGGAGGAGCTTGTTTGGGAGCAAGAACCGGAAACTATCACGGCCATATCCAAACGGCGCAACAATGGCATGTCGACGTATACAATGCCAAGGTTATGAATCCGGTTATCCATTTGGACCCGGCTAAACCACTCATCCCCCAAGGCTGCCAGCCTCCCATCGAGGCGGGCCATTCTAAGCCAGTGGCCGAAAAACATGAAGCACGGAATTAGATATGGAACGCAGCTCAAAAATGGCATGCCGACGACTACAATGCCATGGTTATGAGTCCGGTTATCCATTTGGACCCAGCTGAACCATCATTCCGCAAGGCTTCCGGCCTCCTAGGCGGAAGGGCCATTCCGACCTGGTATCCGaaaagtacggagtaaagcAAAGAGCGCCAGCGCGATCGAGTCTCCGTTTAGAAGCTCGTATGCTCAAGCTGTTGGTAGCCGCTGGCCCGGGTCTCGTAACTCGGCGAGcgcacaaccaccaacttTATACACTTCACCCATTACGGCCACATTAGCTGGAAAACATGGCAACCTGGGAATTGGATTTCTGGAATAGCGGCTCTGAAGTTCGCATTTCCCATAGACCTCTTGTCCAAACACCAATGGCAGAGACATATGCAGGTGACATAAGCGCCTTGTCGTCATAACCCGAGTATACGGGCATCGGAGGAGGAATCTGATATACAGGCCGGGGAAATGGCTACGCGGGCCATTTTCGGTCGTCATGGCCCTTTCATTCACTCACAAAGTCTTGGAATTCTGTAGGCTACATTAAgtcatggtgttgtggcAACGGGAGATATGGAGACCCTCCATCTTCGAGAGAACAGGCTCACGGTCTGGCGTATTCGACAACCACGCCCCAATCAAACCAGGGCGCTCTTAGCATTGTATGGAATGGCGCCccctgctgctgcatttGTTGTGGAATTGGTGACCGAGTGGTATACCAATGGCATTGGATTCTTTGAAAGGGCTGATGCTCCGCggggaaagaagaaaaggacgTCGATGCGTCGTAGGGCCATGGTCACGGAACCAAGTCAGGTACAAAGCGTACATGCTCACGTTGAATTGATATGAGCCGGTTTAGAAGTAGGAGTGTTTCCGTGTTGCCTACCCTTGTAGGTGGGAATGGAGACTAGCAACGAGTAGGAGTTAAGGGGCGTTTTACACAACACATCATTACTATCAGATAATAAATCGACTATTACTTTCGTCACAATAAGAATACTTATTCGTGAAAGAAACATTTGAATCATAGAGGAAGCAAGTTTCCCTGTCAATAAGGGCGTGTGACTGTTGAATTGCGCGTCTCATTCCATTTTCGTGTGCCGGACTTCCTGGTTGTTTGTGTTTGCGTACGCACTGGATCAAGACTAGCAACTTCAGTTATCGAATACCTGGGTAACGAGCTTTAGTTTCATCAAAGTCGTACAGGTTGGACGAACTGGGAACAGGTCGAATTGTACAATGTCACGCAAACCGAAATGCAAATAAGCAAAATGCCTGTATCCCACAACTGTCGTCTACGGCAGTTTATCTTCATCTTGAGACGGACCGACTTGACTCATTGCCGATTAGGCAGCTTTACAAGGACCCTTGTATTTCAGTAGAAGACTTCTGTGTTCCACTTCAAGTCGCTCGAAGCTATAGAGAAAGACGGCCTGCCGGGGGAACTATCGGGCTGGAACGGCCCAAAGCTGGGTCAAATTGCCGTTTTGGGTTCAGTATTCAACCTTATTGGCTGAGTACAGGCACATTTCACATGCAGGACCGTTGTAAAGTAGAAATGAGAAGTCTATTTTGAACCCCAATCCATTGTCATGTGCTTCTCCATTATACCAATCATTGCCAttcatcattgtcatcttTGGTATCAGGTATCCAAAACTCTAGCTACATAATCTTGACAAAATACAAATCCACTCCCAAAACCTTCTCCACTTATTGATATCTTCACCACTCCGGTATTCTAAACAGCAACCTTGCTGGCATTGGCACCCAGCTGGTCACGCAGGAAAACCTGTAGCCATGTGGGCCAGCCACGAATGCCTGTGATAGTAGCCTGCTTCTCGGGAATGATGAGCTGAGCACCTCGCTTTCGGAAGATCTGGTCAGTGATGATGCCGGCGACGCCATCGGCTGTCAACATGCGGATGCCTCCCTCCTCGAGCTGGTGGCCAAAGTCTTGCACGAGAGGTGTTCGCACAAAGTTGGGGTGGGCGACGGAGGTCAAGACGCTGTCTGCCTTGTAGATGTGCTTCAACTCAATGGCCAGTGACTCGTGGAAAGACAAggcagcagccttggtggCGGAGTAGTCGGCACCCTTGGGCAGGGCAACAAAAGAAGCCATACTGGCGACAGTCATGATGTGACccttgttgaccttgatcATGTTGGGCAGGAATTGCTGAA
This window contains:
- a CDS encoding membrane associated eicosanoid/glutathione metabolism-like domain-containing protein (similar to Metarhizium robertsii ARSEF 23 XP_007822286.1) codes for the protein MASLLPLDFSQNLSFFTVPAAFGLTLLPHLYAVGSAGFNVYDNSYPRAYRDTLIKDTSIDKIRKQRILRAEACSLNGLETIGLFAASVIAGNYAKLDTATLNNLSIGYLVSRFLYTLAYVFIQNRRLSWLRTAIWQVTAGYIAMFWIKAGYKLL
- a CDS encoding short-chain dehydrogenase protein (similar to Eutypa lata UCREL1 XP_007792816.1), giving the protein MGNTFSQHFPPTPQFTEANVPDLTGKIYIVTGSNTGVGREVAQILYSKHATVWIACRNEAKAEAAIDAISQQHPSSKGKLKFLSLNLSDLSTIASSAETFLSQESRLDVLFNNAGVMMPPPGSKTEQCHDLELGVNCLGPFLFTKLLTPILKKSAESAPKGSVRVVWVSSSAADAMSPSGGVVLDNLDYKVDKNVYHKYGVSKAGNYFHATQFARLYKPDGVISIPLNPGNLLTELDRSSSWWVVFGRWLVCYAPIYGAYTEIFAAFSSDIGIHNTGAWIVPWGRFASIREDVRLGSLTLAEGGTGTAERFWEWSEEQVKPYTTA
- a CDS encoding beta-glucosidase 1 precursor (similar to Aspergillus terreus NIH2624 XP_001212225.1), whose protein sequence is MKPLSVFAAALLTAVVDASPSPGYSHKLDARAELATSPPHYPSPWMNPQAPGWEEAYAKAKAFVSQMTLVEKVNLTTGTGWMSDNCVGNVGAIPRLGLRALCMQDGPLGIRLSDYNSAFPAGLTAGATWSEHLWRDRGKAMGAESKGKGIDVVLGPVSGPLGRAPTGGRNAEGFGTDPYLQGKGLANTVIGIQDAGVIACAKHYIANEQEHFRQVGESVGRGFNISESLSSNIDDKTLHEDYAWPFADAVKAGVGSIMCSYNQINNSYGCQNSKLLNGVLKDEMGFQGFVMSDWQAQHAGAATAVAGLDMSMPGDTSFNTGYSFWGGNLTLAVINGTVPAYRIDDMAMRIMAAFFKVGMTPGKQVPTSFSSWSRDTFGYRHMAAKENYEQINFQVDVRQNHASHIRESAAKGTVILKNTGSLPLNKPKFLAVIGEDAGQNSKGPNGCDDRGCDDGTLAMLWGSGTSQFPYLITPDSALQRQAIEDGSRYESVLSNYQWAATQKVVAQPNVTAVVFVNADSGEGYINVDNNAGDRKNLTLWKNGDDLIKNVSSINPNTIVVIHSVGPILVTDWYKNPNISAIVWAGLPGQESGNSITDILYGKTSPGRSPFTWGPTLESYGTDVMYKPNNGNGAPQQDFTEGPFIDYRHFDKAAPNKNSPGAPIYEFGYGLSWSTFKYSNLKVQKHEVRPMSPPKGKTIAAPTFGNFSTNLKDYAFPPYIRYIYQFIYPWLNTTTSGKAASGDPHYGQTAKQFLPPGATDGSPQPRLASSGEPGGNRQLWDVVYTVTATITNTGKRMSDEVPQLYVSLGGEKEPVRVLRGFDRIERIAPGQSVTFRHELTRREISNWDPVSQNWVITKAPKKVWVGSSSRDLPLSAVLN